Genomic DNA from Modestobacter versicolor:
CGACCGGCTGGGAACCGGCGGTGAGCGCGAGTGGCGCGGCGGTCACCGTCCCGGTACCACCGGCGCGCGAAGAAGGACGACGGCCGCGCCAGTCGCACGGCTGCGCAGGCGGCGACCAGGGGCACGAACACGCCCACGACGCCGAGCACGACCCGGCCCTTGAGGATCGCGACGGCAGCGAAGAGCAGGTTCAGCAGGATGGTCAGGGCCACGACGCCCTCGCCCCGCGACCGGTCGGCGTCGAACGGGTTGGCGCCGATGAGCAGGAACACGCCCACCACGGCCGCGATGAGCACCGCGTCCACCGAGCTGCGCCCCTCCCGCGACCAGTACACGTCCTCCAGGTGCAGCCAGAGCGCGAACTCGTCGAGCGTGAGAGCCGCCCCGGCACCGAAGAGGACGGCGAGCAGGGCCGCCCAGCCCCCGTTCGGGCGGTAGGCGAACTCGGCGGTCCCCGTCCCCAGCAGCAGGAAGATGCCGTACACCTCGTGGTGGACGTGCACGCCGCCCACGCTCGCGTCGCGGAAGGGGCCCCGGCCGCTGCGGATGGCGTGCGTGATGAACCGGGTGACCAGGAAGGTCGCCAGGAACCCGATCACCAGCCACGCCACGAGCTCGCGGCGACCGGTGACCGCCGGCAGCAGCTCTGGTCCCCAGCCCACGACGACCTCCCCGTCTACCGCACCTCCGCCGGTGCCACCCCACCGGACGGTCGAGTGGCGCAGAGCCTGCGCGGGACGGCTCCAACACCACGCCAACGCCGCCGCTCCCACCGACCGGCGCCGGTGCACCGGGCAGGTTGGAGCGTCCTTGGAGCGGTGCGCTCGACAGTGCCTCCCCGTGCGGCCGGTTCGATCGCCGGCCCGGGAAGTGGGGAGGACACGGTGGAGACCTCCACCTCGCGCGGGCCGTGGTGCCCCGGGCCGACGGTTCGGGGCGTCGACGCCCTGCAGGCCGCGGGCCGCACGCTGGTCAGGGTGCAGGACCTGCTGGGACCGACCGCGCCCGGTGAGACCAACCGGTGACCGCCGACCGTGCGGCCGACCAACGGGCCCGGCGCCTGGCGAAGCTCGAGGCGCTCAAGGCCCGCGGCGCGGGCGCCTACCCCTACCGCTTCCCGACCGACGCCACCGCCGCCGACGTCGTCGCCCGGCACGACGCCCTCCCTCCCGGCGAGCGCACGACGGAACGGGTGCGGCTGGCCGGGAGGGCCGAGCTGGTCCGCCGTCAGGGGCACCTCACCTTCGCCGCGCTGCGCGACCGCACCGGGGTGATCCAGCTGTTCGTGGACACGTCGGTGCTGGGCGCCGGACGTCATGCCGAGTTCGACGACGTCGACCGCGGCGACTGGCTCGGCGTCGAGGGCACCGTGATGCGGACCCGCCGCGGGGAGCTGTCGGTGTGCGTCGGTGACTTCGCCGTCCTGGGCAAGGCCCTGCTCGAGCCGCCGGACAAGCACCGCGGGCTGCCCGACGTCGAGACCCGGTACCGGCAGCGCTACACCGACCTGGAGGCAACGAGCGGACCCGGGAGGTGTTCCGGATCCGGCACGCGGCCGTGCGCGCCATCCGACGGCACCTGGAGGACCGCGGCTTCACCGAGGTCGAGGGCCCGGTCCTGCAGACCATCCAGGGCGGCGCCAGCGCACGGCCGTTCGTCACCCACCACAACGCGCTCGACCTGGACCTCTACCTGCGGATCGCCCTCGAGCTGCACCTCAAGCGGCTGATAGTCGGCGGCATGGAGCGCGTCTTCGAGATCGGCCGGGTGTTCCGCAACGAGGGGATCGACACCCGGCACAACCCCGAGTTCACGATGCTCGAGGCCTACCAGGCCTTCGCCGACTACGGCGACATGATGGACCTCGTCGAGGGCATGGTGACCGATGCGGCCCGCGCCGCCCTCGGGGACGAGCTCACCGTCCACTACGGCGGTCACGCCATCGACCTGTCCGCGACGCCGTGGCCCCGCCGGCGGTTCGCGGACATGATCGCCGAGGTCACCGGCGCGACCATGCACCCGGCCATGCCGCTGGACGAGGCACGGGCGGTGCTCGACCGGCTCGGCATCTCCCACGAGGCGGGCTGGGGGGCCGGGCGCCTGATGAAGGAGGTCTACGACGAGCGCGTCCAGCACACGGTCGTCGGCCCCGTCTTCTGCACCGACTACCCGCGCGAGGTGTCGCCGCTGGCCCGCACGCACCGCGACGACCCCGCCTACGTGGAGCGCTTCGAGCTGATCGTCGCCGGCTTCGAGCTGTGCAACGCCTACTCCGAGCAGAACGACCCCGTCGAGCAGCTGGCCGCCTTCGAGGCCGAGGCGCGGGCGAAGCAGCACGGCGACCCGGAGGCCGGCGACGTGGACCTCGACTACGTGCGGGCGCTGGAGCGGGGCATGCCGTGCACCGGCGGCCTGGGCGTCGGGATCGACCGGCTGGTGATGCTGCTGGCCAGCGTCGACTCGATCCGCGAGGTGATCCTCTTCCCGACGCTGCGACCGGAGTCCGCCCCATCGCCCGGCGGGGGACAGGACGGCGGGGGACAGGACGGGCCCCCGCACCTTCCCGCGGTGCCCGGTCCGGAGGTCCCCGGGACAGCCTCTCCGGGTGGGGCCTCCGTCGTCGCCCTGCCGGACAGCGCGCCCTCGGCGCACCCGCTGCCGGCGGTTCCACGCGCGGGCGGTCACCGCCTCGCGGTCCGGGTGCTCGCCGGCCTCACCGCGCTGTGCGGCGTCCTGCAGTTGCTGATCCGCCTCCCGGTCGTGCACGACCGGGTCGGGGGCGGGGCGCCCGACCTCGACCCGCTGTGGGTGCCGGTCGCCGGCGCGGTCGGCTCGGTGGTCGCCGGGGCGCTGCTCCTCGTCGTCGCCGACCAGCTCGCCCGGCGCCGGCGCCGGGCCTGGCAGGCGGCGGTGGTGCTGTTCGGACTCGCCGGCGTCGCGCACGTGCTCGAGGGCCGGCACCCGGTCGCGGCAGGGGCGTGCGCCCTCGTGCTCGCCGGGCTGGTGCGCCACCGGCGGGCGTTCACGGCCCCGGCCGACCCGCCCTCGCTGCTGCGCGCCCTCCGGCTCCTCCCGATCTACGTGGGAGCCGTCCTGCTGTTCGGGCTGACGACGCTGTGGGCCGAGCGGGACCGCGTCGAGCCGGGCCTGGGTCTCGGCGGGGCGCTGCAGACGGTGCTCGGTGGGCTGGTCGGCATCGACGGCCCCTACAGCTACCGCTCGGGCTTCGTGGCGGCCTTCCTGCCCGGCGCCCTCCTCGCGCTCGGGATCACCGGCCTGGTGCTGCTCGCGGTCCTCCTGCTGCGGCCGGTGGTGGCCAGCCAGCCGCACACCGAGGAGGACTGGCAGCGCGCCACCCGCCTGGTGCGGACCCACGGCTGGGACACCCTGGCGTACTTCTCGCTGCGCGACGACAAGAGCTTCTTCTTCTCCCGGGACGGCGAGGCGTTCGTCGCCTACACCTACATCGGCGGCTACGCGCTGGTCTCCGGTGACCCGGTGGGTGCCCGCGGGTCGGTGGTCCGCGTGCTGGACGAGTTCCTCGCCATGTGCGACGAGCGCGGCTGGACACCGGCCCTGCTGGCGGCGCGGGAGGCCAGCATGCCGCTGTACTCCTCCCGCGGTTTCACCTCGGTGTACCTGGGCGACGAGGCGATCATCGACTGCCGCCGGTTCAGCCTGGAGGGATCAGCGCGCAAGGGCCTGCGGCAGGCGGTGCGGCGCGTCGGCCGCAGCCACGAGTTCCGGCTGATCGCCGAGTCCGACGCGCCGCCGGAGCTGGTCGACCGGCTGAACGCCATCAGCGCCCGCTGGCGCGGGAAGCACCCTGAGCGCGGCTTCACCATGTCGCTGTCCCAGGACGTGCGGGGCGCCGGCGCCGACCCCGAGTTCCTGCTCTGCGTCGCCATCGGCCCGGACGGTGTCCCCGGCGGGTTCCTGCGGCTGGTGCCCGCCTACGGCCCGTCGTTCGGCTACACCCTCGACCTGATGCGCCACGACCCCGACGCCCCCAACGGGATCACCGAGTTCCTCATCGCCTCGGCCGCCCGGGTCCTGCGCGACCGCGGGGTGGCGCGACTGTCGATGAACTTCGCCATGTGGGGTCGCCTGTTCGCCGACGACGTGCCCTTCACCGCCGGCCAGCGGCTGGCCCGGTGGGCGGTGGGCGTGCTCAACCCGTTCTTCCAGATCGAGTCGCTGCGTGACTTCAACGCCCGGTTCGACCCGGAGTGGCTGCCGCGGGTGCTGGCCGTGCGCTCGCTCACCGACCTCCCGCGGGTGGGCCTGCGCTACGCCGGCGCCGAGGGGTTCCTCGCCGTGCCGGGACTGGGCGACCTGCTCGTGCCCAGGGCCGTCGGTGGCGTCCCCGCGCCGTCCG
This window encodes:
- a CDS encoding amino acid--tRNA ligase-related protein, producing the protein MRAIRRHLEDRGFTEVEGPVLQTIQGGASARPFVTHHNALDLDLYLRIALELHLKRLIVGGMERVFEIGRVFRNEGIDTRHNPEFTMLEAYQAFADYGDMMDLVEGMVTDAARAALGDELTVHYGGHAIDLSATPWPRRRFADMIAEVTGATMHPAMPLDEARAVLDRLGISHEAGWGAGRLMKEVYDERVQHTVVGPVFCTDYPREVSPLARTHRDDPAYVERFELIVAGFELCNAYSEQNDPVEQLAAFEAEARAKQHGDPEAGDVDLDYVRALERGMPCTGGLGVGIDRLVMLLASVDSIREVILFPTLRPESAPSPGGGQDGGGQDGPPHLPAVPGPEVPGTASPGGASVVALPDSAPSAHPLPAVPRAGGHRLAVRVLAGLTALCGVLQLLIRLPVVHDRVGGGAPDLDPLWVPVAGAVGSVVAGALLLVVADQLARRRRRAWQAAVVLFGLAGVAHVLEGRHPVAAGACALVLAGLVRHRRAFTAPADPPSLLRALRLLPIYVGAVLLFGLTTLWAERDRVEPGLGLGGALQTVLGGLVGIDGPYSYRSGFVAAFLPGALLALGITGLVLLAVLLLRPVVASQPHTEEDWQRATRLVRTHGWDTLAYFSLRDDKSFFFSRDGEAFVAYTYIGGYALVSGDPVGARGSVVRVLDEFLAMCDERGWTPALLAAREASMPLYSSRGFTSVYLGDEAIIDCRRFSLEGSARKGLRQAVRRVGRSHEFRLIAESDAPPELVDRLNAISARWRGKHPERGFTMSLSQDVRGAGADPEFLLCVAIGPDGVPGGFLRLVPAYGPSFGYTLDLMRHDPDAPNGITEFLIASAARVLRDRGVARLSMNFAMWGRLFADDVPFTAGQRLARWAVGVLNPFFQIESLRDFNARFDPEWLPRVLAVRSLTDLPRVGLRYAGAEGFLAVPGLGDLLVPRAVGGVPAPSAPPGPGAA